In Pseudomonas sp. MM213, a genomic segment contains:
- the dinB gene encoding DNA polymerase IV has product MSQRKIIHVDCDCFYAAIEMRDDPRLAGKPLAVGGSADRRGVIATCNYEARAYGVRSAMSSGHALKLCPDLTIVKPRMDAYREASKEIHTIFRDYTDLIEPLSLDEAYLDVSDSAHFGGSATRIAQDIRRRVSNQLHITVSAGVAPNKFLAKIASDWKKPNGLFVITPDQVEDFVSGLPVSKLHGVGKVTADKLGRLGIVDCSHLREWDKLALVREFGSFGERLWSLARGIDDRLVHNDSRRQSISVENTYDVDLPDLVSCLDKLPELLETLAGRMARIDNSYRPGKPFVKVKFHDFTQTTLEQAGAGRDLGSYQLLLTQAFNRGGKPVRLLGVGVRLEDLRGGFEQMELFER; this is encoded by the coding sequence ATGAGCCAGCGAAAAATCATCCACGTCGATTGTGACTGCTTCTACGCTGCCATCGAGATGCGCGACGACCCGCGCCTCGCCGGTAAACCCCTGGCGGTGGGTGGTTCGGCGGATCGGCGCGGGGTGATTGCCACCTGTAACTATGAAGCGCGGGCGTATGGCGTGCGTTCGGCGATGTCGTCGGGGCACGCCTTGAAGTTGTGCCCTGACCTGACCATCGTCAAGCCGCGCATGGACGCCTACCGGGAAGCCTCGAAGGAAATTCACACGATCTTTCGCGATTACACCGACCTGATCGAGCCGCTTTCCCTCGATGAGGCTTACCTCGATGTGTCGGACAGTGCGCACTTCGGCGGCAGCGCCACGCGAATTGCCCAGGACATCCGTCGTCGGGTGTCCAATCAGTTGCACATCACGGTTTCCGCCGGCGTGGCGCCGAACAAGTTCCTGGCCAAGATTGCCAGCGACTGGAAGAAGCCCAATGGCTTGTTTGTCATTACGCCGGATCAGGTCGAGGATTTCGTCAGCGGTTTGCCCGTCAGCAAGCTCCACGGCGTTGGCAAAGTGACTGCCGACAAGCTGGGCAGGCTCGGCATTGTCGATTGTTCGCATTTGCGCGAATGGGACAAGTTGGCGCTGGTGCGTGAATTCGGCAGCTTTGGCGAGCGATTGTGGAGTCTGGCCCGTGGGATCGATGATCGGTTGGTGCACAACGACAGTCGGCGGCAATCGATCAGTGTCGAAAACACCTATGACGTGGATCTACCGGATCTGGTGAGCTGTCTGGATAAATTGCCCGAGTTGCTGGAAACCCTGGCGGGCCGCATGGCGCGAATCGACAACAGCTATCGGCCGGGCAAGCCGTTCGTCAAAGTGAAATTCCATGACTTTACCCAGACCACGCTGGAGCAGGCCGGGGCAGGGCGGGATCTGGGGAGTTATCAGTTGCTGCTGACCCAGGCGTTCAATCGCGGCGGGAAACCGGTGCGGTTGTTGGGGGTCGGGGTGAGGCTGGAGGATTTGCGCGGAGGGTTTGAGCAGATGGAGTTGTTTGAGCGGTAG
- a CDS encoding proline--tRNA ligase: MRTSQFLLATQKETPSDAVVISHQLMLRAGMIRKLASGLYTWLPMGLRVMRKVEAIVREEMNAAGSLEVLMPSTQPAELWQESGRWEEYGPELLRFKDRHGRDFCAGPTHEEVITDLMRNELSSYKQLPINLYQIQTKFRDEIRPRFGLMRGREFIMKDAYSFHADQPSLQVTYDRMHQAYCNVFTRLGLKFRPVEADNGSIGGAGSHEFHVLAESGEDDIVFSNGSDYAANIEKAEAVPRETSRAAPTEEMRLVDTPDTKTIAALVEKFNLPIEKTIKTLVVHAEEKGKLIALIIRGDHELNEIKAANQPGVASPLVMASESELRDAIGAGAGSLGPLNLPLPIIIDRSVELMSDFGIGANIDDKHYFGVNWERDLPVPTVADLRNVVAGDPSPDGKGTLEIKRGIEVGHIFQLGNKYSKAMKCEVLGENGKPVTLEMGCYGIGVSRVVAAAIEQNNDANGIIWSDTLAPFQIALVPLRYETEQVREATDKLYAELTAAGFEVLLDDRDKKTSPGIKFADMELIGIPHRIVVSDRGLAEGNLEYKSRTEPEAQALPVADVLSFLQARIRR; this comes from the coding sequence ATGCGCACCAGTCAATTTTTGCTCGCCACACAGAAAGAAACGCCTTCCGACGCGGTCGTCATCAGCCATCAGCTGATGCTGCGCGCCGGCATGATCCGCAAACTCGCCTCGGGCCTGTACACCTGGCTGCCGATGGGCTTGCGAGTAATGCGCAAGGTCGAAGCCATCGTTCGTGAAGAAATGAACGCCGCAGGCTCTCTTGAAGTGTTGATGCCGAGTACACAACCGGCTGAGCTGTGGCAGGAATCCGGTCGCTGGGAAGAATACGGCCCTGAATTGCTGCGCTTCAAGGATCGCCACGGTCGCGACTTCTGCGCCGGCCCGACCCACGAAGAAGTGATCACCGACCTGATGCGCAACGAGTTGAGCAGCTACAAACAGCTGCCGATCAACCTGTATCAGATCCAGACCAAATTCCGTGACGAAATCCGCCCACGCTTCGGTTTGATGCGCGGCCGCGAATTCATCATGAAGGACGCCTACTCGTTCCACGCGGACCAGCCTTCGCTGCAGGTCACCTACGACCGCATGCACCAGGCGTACTGCAACGTGTTCACCCGCCTGGGCCTGAAGTTCCGCCCTGTCGAAGCCGATAACGGCTCCATCGGCGGCGCCGGCTCCCACGAATTCCACGTACTGGCCGAATCCGGCGAAGACGATATCGTCTTCAGCAACGGTTCCGACTACGCAGCGAACATCGAAAAAGCCGAAGCGGTACCGCGTGAAACCTCCCGCGCCGCACCGACTGAAGAGATGCGCCTGGTCGACACGCCAGATACCAAGACCATCGCCGCGCTGGTGGAAAAATTCAATCTGCCGATTGAAAAGACCATCAAGACCCTCGTGGTTCACGCTGAAGAGAAAGGCAAGCTGATTGCCCTGATCATCCGTGGCGACCACGAGCTGAACGAAATCAAGGCCGCCAACCAGCCTGGCGTTGCCAGCCCGCTGGTCATGGCGTCCGAAAGCGAACTGCGCGACGCCATTGGCGCCGGCGCCGGTTCCCTCGGCCCGTTGAACCTGCCGCTGCCGATCATCATCGACCGTTCCGTCGAGCTGATGAGCGACTTCGGTATCGGTGCAAACATCGACGACAAGCACTACTTCGGCGTGAACTGGGAGCGTGACCTGCCGGTTCCGACCGTTGCCGACCTGCGTAACGTCGTGGCCGGTGATCCGAGCCCGGACGGCAAAGGCACCCTGGAAATCAAGCGCGGCATCGAAGTCGGGCACATCTTCCAGCTGGGCAACAAGTACAGCAAAGCGATGAAGTGCGAAGTGCTGGGCGAGAACGGCAAGCCGGTCACCCTGGAAATGGGTTGCTACGGCATCGGCGTTTCCCGCGTGGTAGCGGCGGCCATCGAGCAGAACAACGACGCCAACGGGATCATCTGGAGCGACACACTGGCGCCATTCCAGATCGCGCTGGTGCCGCTGCGCTACGAAACCGAACAGGTTCGCGAAGCGACCGACAAGCTGTACGCCGAGTTGACTGCGGCCGGCTTCGAAGTGCTGCTGGACGATCGCGACAAGAAAACCAGCCCGGGCATCAAGTTCGCGGACATGGAGCTGATCGGCATTCCTCACCGGATCGTGGTCAGTGACCGCGGCCTCGCCGAAGGCAATCTGGAATACAAGAGCCGCACCGAGCCCGAGGCGCAAGCGCTGCCGGTCGCTGACGTGCTGTCCTTCCTCCAGGCCCGTATCCGCCGCTGA
- a CDS encoding AmpG family muropeptide MFS transporter: MPRKTWRAALAAYASPSTLVLLLLGFAAGLPYMLVFSTLSVWLREAGVARETIGYASLIGLAYAFKWVWSPLLDQWRLPLLGKLGRRRSWLVLSQALVILGLIGMGFCDPQKHLSWLIAIAVVVAFASATQDIAVDAYRLEIAEDSRQAALAASYMSGYRIAALLATAGALFFAEGFGSTGFNYKHSAWAGTYLLFGALMVPALLTSFFMREPPVPLRTQLQAGRYSFVHQLASVFVLIVLLVSVPAMFTQLYNTDFASVLFDGVSLLDLLLQDRAFLRAILYTSLTAMCLSAIGRRGLAPVLTPVNDFILRYRWQALLLLGLIATYRMSDTVMGVMANVFYIDQGFTKDQIASVSKIFGLIMTLVGAGMGGLLIVRFGILPILFIGGVASAGTNLLFLMLADMGANLNMLILTISLDNFSSGLATSAFVAYLSSLTNLKFSATQYALLSSIMLLLPRLIGGYSGVMVEKFGYHDFFLITALLGVPTLVLIALHWFQESRREGPTPKPEPVPAQVAEES, encoded by the coding sequence ATGCCCCGTAAAACCTGGCGCGCCGCGCTCGCCGCCTATGCCAGCCCATCGACACTTGTGCTGTTGTTGCTTGGTTTCGCCGCCGGCCTGCCCTACATGCTGGTGTTTTCGACACTGTCAGTCTGGTTGCGTGAAGCCGGTGTGGCTCGCGAAACCATTGGCTATGCAAGCCTGATCGGTCTGGCCTACGCCTTTAAATGGGTCTGGTCACCGTTGCTGGACCAATGGCGCCTGCCATTACTCGGCAAGCTCGGTCGCCGTCGATCGTGGCTGGTACTTTCCCAGGCACTGGTAATCCTCGGCTTGATCGGGATGGGTTTCTGCGACCCGCAAAAACACCTGTCCTGGCTGATCGCCATCGCCGTAGTCGTGGCCTTCGCCTCGGCGACGCAAGACATCGCGGTCGACGCCTATCGCCTGGAAATCGCCGAAGACAGCCGCCAGGCTGCCCTGGCCGCCAGCTACATGTCCGGCTATCGGATCGCGGCACTGCTGGCCACTGCCGGCGCCCTGTTCTTTGCCGAAGGTTTTGGCTCCACCGGTTTCAACTACAAGCATTCGGCATGGGCCGGCACTTACCTGCTGTTCGGCGCCCTGATGGTTCCGGCGCTGCTGACCTCTTTCTTCATGCGCGAACCGCCGGTGCCATTGCGCACGCAACTGCAGGCCGGGCGCTACAGCTTCGTGCATCAACTGGCCTCGGTGTTCGTACTGATCGTGCTGCTGGTTTCCGTGCCGGCCATGTTCACCCAGCTCTACAACACCGACTTCGCCAGCGTGCTGTTTGACGGCGTCAGCCTGCTCGACCTGCTGCTCCAGGACCGCGCATTCCTGCGGGCGATCCTCTACACCTCGCTCACCGCGATGTGCCTGTCGGCCATAGGCCGTCGTGGCCTGGCGCCGGTGCTGACACCGGTCAACGACTTCATTCTGCGTTACCGCTGGCAAGCGCTGCTGCTGCTCGGACTGATCGCCACGTATCGGATGTCGGATACGGTGATGGGCGTGATGGCCAACGTGTTCTATATCGACCAGGGCTTCACCAAGGATCAGATTGCCAGCGTCAGCAAAATCTTCGGCCTGATCATGACGCTGGTCGGCGCCGGCATGGGCGGCCTGCTGATCGTGCGATTCGGCATCCTGCCGATCCTGTTCATCGGCGGCGTGGCGTCAGCGGGCACCAATTTGCTGTTCCTGATGCTCGCCGACATGGGCGCCAATCTGAACATGCTGATCCTGACCATATCCCTGGACAACTTCAGCTCGGGCCTGGCGACCTCCGCGTTCGTCGCCTACCTGTCGAGCCTGACCAACCTCAAGTTCTCCGCCACCCAATACGCCCTGCTCAGCTCGATCATGCTCCTGCTGCCGCGCCTGATCGGTGGCTATTCCGGGGTCATGGTGGAAAAATTCGGCTACCATGATTTCTTCCTGATCACCGCGCTGCTGGGTGTTCCGACGCTGGTGTTGATCGCCTTGCACTGGTTCCAGGAGAGCCGCCGCGAAGGCCCAACCCCAAAGCCTGAGCCGGTTCCAGCCCAGGTCGCGGAAGAATCGTAG
- a CDS encoding MGMT family protein codes for MTDADAETESPAQIRRTALYLTLAQVPEGKVVSYGQLAELAGLGRAARWVGRTLSQLPGDTKLPWHRVLGAGGRISLPVGSPSGDEQRARLRSEGVSVLNNRVDIQRHGWRPVEHSG; via the coding sequence GTGACCGACGCCGATGCAGAAACCGAAAGCCCTGCGCAAATCCGACGCACGGCGCTGTACCTCACTCTGGCGCAGGTGCCCGAGGGCAAAGTCGTGAGTTATGGTCAACTTGCCGAACTCGCAGGACTGGGTCGCGCCGCGCGCTGGGTCGGTCGTACGCTCAGCCAGTTGCCCGGCGACACCAAACTGCCCTGGCACCGGGTGCTCGGTGCCGGCGGTCGGATCAGCCTGCCCGTGGGCAGTCCTTCAGGGGACGAGCAACGCGCACGATTGCGCTCCGAAGGCGTCAGTGTCCTGAACAATCGTGTTGATATTCAGCGCCATGGCTGGCGCCCGGTAGAGCACAGCGGTTAG
- a CDS encoding DUF481 domain-containing protein, which yields MVSRTLLCLAVLSASTPLLADTVWLKNGDKLSGKITLFDGGKLVIQTEYAGSVPIDWKQVKTLESDQELLVKQDAYSGEKAKSLHAADDGKVTLENGEAPKTVELASIQQILKPKPVVEDLVWKGNIDAALDYQRAEKDTDDYDVDFKTTARHGRWRHIAEGEYNREFQDDVVTTDNWRGEYSLDRFLTEKWFWQGRAVYKRDKVEELSRQRTVGTGPGYQFWDDELGAFSLGSLFNHTDYQFSDGSKDNFYSLAMKWDYNRYLIGKKVEFFTNGEVGKPLSGVADYALDAEMGLRYKVTEWASLNLKAERDIISGTDDADLDKTRYTAGFGVAW from the coding sequence ATGGTGTCCAGAACCCTGTTGTGCCTCGCTGTCCTGAGTGCTTCCACGCCCTTGCTCGCCGATACCGTGTGGTTAAAGAACGGTGACAAGCTGAGTGGCAAGATCACTCTGTTCGACGGCGGCAAGCTGGTGATCCAGACCGAATACGCCGGTTCGGTTCCGATCGACTGGAAGCAGGTCAAAACCCTGGAGAGCGATCAGGAGTTGCTGGTCAAGCAGGATGCCTACAGTGGCGAGAAGGCCAAGTCGCTGCACGCGGCGGACGACGGCAAGGTGACGCTGGAAAACGGCGAGGCACCGAAGACCGTCGAGCTGGCGAGTATCCAGCAGATTCTCAAGCCCAAGCCGGTGGTCGAAGATCTGGTCTGGAAAGGCAATATCGATGCGGCGCTGGATTACCAGCGGGCGGAAAAGGATACCGACGACTACGATGTCGACTTCAAGACCACTGCGCGCCATGGCAGATGGCGGCATATCGCCGAAGGCGAGTACAACCGTGAATTCCAGGATGACGTGGTCACCACCGACAACTGGCGGGGCGAGTACTCGCTCGACCGCTTCCTGACCGAGAAGTGGTTCTGGCAGGGCCGTGCGGTTTATAAGCGCGACAAGGTTGAAGAGCTCTCCCGTCAGCGCACCGTCGGTACCGGTCCGGGTTACCAGTTTTGGGATGACGAGCTAGGCGCATTCTCGCTCGGCTCGCTGTTCAATCACACGGACTACCAGTTCTCCGACGGCAGCAAGGACAACTTCTATTCCCTGGCGATGAAGTGGGATTACAACCGCTACCTGATCGGCAAGAAGGTGGAGTTCTTCACCAATGGCGAAGTGGGCAAGCCGTTGTCGGGTGTGGCGGATTATGCGCTCGATGCCGAAATGGGCTTGCGCTACAAAGTGACCGAGTGGGCGTCGCTTAACCTGAAGGCCGAGCGAGACATCATCAGCGGTACAGACGATGCCGATCTGGACAAGACCCGTTACACCGCTGGGTTCGGCGTGGCCTGGTAA
- a CDS encoding cold-shock protein has product MSNRQTGTVKWFNDEKGFGFITPQSGDDLFVHFKAIQSDGFKSLKEGQQVSFIATRGQKGMQAEEVQVI; this is encoded by the coding sequence ATGTCTAATCGCCAAACTGGTACCGTTAAGTGGTTCAACGATGAAAAAGGCTTCGGCTTCATCACTCCACAATCCGGTGACGACCTGTTCGTTCACTTCAAAGCTATCCAATCCGACGGCTTCAAAAGCCTGAAAGAAGGCCAACAGGTTTCTTTCATCGCTACCCGCGGTCAGAAAGGCATGCAAGCTGAAGAAGTTCAAGTTATCTAA
- the dcd gene encoding dCTP deaminase, whose product MSIKSDKWIRRMAQEQGMIEPFVERQVRGSDDSRVISYGVSSYGYDVRCTNHFKVFTNINSAIVDPKNFDAGSFVDIHSDVCIIPPNSFALASTVEYFRIPRNVLTICLGKSTYARCGIIVNVTPLEPEWEGHVTLEFSNTTNLPAKIYANEGVAQMLFLESDEECEVSYKDRGGKYQGQRGVTLPRT is encoded by the coding sequence ATGAGCATCAAATCGGACAAGTGGATTCGCCGCATGGCGCAAGAGCAGGGCATGATCGAACCGTTCGTCGAGCGCCAGGTGCGCGGCAGCGACGATAGCCGAGTGATCTCCTACGGCGTGTCGAGTTACGGCTACGACGTTCGCTGCACCAATCACTTCAAAGTGTTCACCAACATCAATTCGGCCATCGTCGACCCGAAAAACTTCGATGCCGGCAGCTTCGTCGATATCCACAGCGACGTCTGCATCATCCCGCCGAACTCCTTCGCCCTGGCCAGCACCGTCGAATACTTCCGTATTCCGCGCAACGTATTGACCATTTGCCTGGGCAAAAGCACCTATGCCCGCTGCGGCATCATCGTCAACGTCACCCCGCTTGAGCCTGAGTGGGAGGGCCACGTGACCCTGGAATTCTCGAACACCACCAACCTGCCGGCGAAGATCTACGCCAACGAAGGCGTGGCGCAGATGCTGTTCCTTGAGTCCGACGAAGAGTGCGAAGTGTCCTACAAGGACCGTGGCGGCAAGTATCAGGGCCAACGCGGCGTGACGCTGCCACGCACCTGA